The following nucleotide sequence is from Aspergillus luchuensis IFO 4308 DNA, chromosome 1, nearly complete sequence.
CTTCTTAACTCTTCCCCCGGAACTCCGTCTCCTCATCTACACCCACCTCCTAACCAATcgtcaccacaaccaccaccgccgaacCCTCTCCGTCGCTGACAACATCACCAATGCACCACCCTCAACCCAGTACccaatccacctccaccaccaccaccacaacaacaaaaccaaCAACCTCCACCCCTCAATCCTCCTAACCTGCAAACAAATCCACGCCGAagccctccccatcctctaCACGCACAACACCTTCTCAACAACgcacccaacccaactccaccaccacctcacctCCATCGGACCGCTCAACACCTCGCTCCTCCGCTCCCTCCACATCTTCGTTCCCTGGAGTaactccagctccaccatcTGGTCGTGGatcgtcctcctccacgACCTATCCGAGCACGCGACCGGTCTAAGATATCTCGAGATAGGATGGGATACGAACATCCCCTGGCTCACGCACATGGAACCGGGCGATGAGGCAAGAGGCCTCGGGGATAATATTCTCTTTGTGCATGCGTTGGCGAGGCTGAGGCAGTTGCGGAGATTGAAGATCTATGGGTTCTTTGGGGTGGAGTGGCCGGGGTAtttgaggagggagttgggaggtggtgggacGGTCGTGGAGGTTGAGTGTGGGTTGGTTAggtcggtggtgttggaggggggaggagatgaggtggGTAGTGGTAGGGGAGGGcctttggagaaggaggaggagaatttGAAGGCTTTTAGGCTGTTTCAAAGGGGGACGGTGGGGGTTGTGCCGTAGGGAGGGGGTTTATTTGTTGTGTAAGTTGGGGAGTTGATACAGTACTAGGTAGTAATGtttaatttaatagattGGAGATTATATTGGTAtgctgtgatgatgaaggcttGACTGTATGCAAGTGATCTAGAtggatacatacatagtagtatactatagaGTGGGGCGCCGTTCCTCGGCCCCACAGATGCCCCTGCAGGTTGTACCTTGAACAAAGTATAAAAAGAACATCTGTATAGTGTGTGTGGAGTATGCTTTTATGCATTGGCATTAGGCTTGTTTTCATTTCTCAGTTCAATCTCGGGGATGATCCGATGTGAACTTACATCCAATGTCTGTGGTTGTCTAGTATGTGCTGTTTCATCAATTCGAAGCTATTCTACTGTGGGATATCAATAGCTATATCATCAAAGATGGGTTATTCATGGAGGAAAACTGCTGGTATTATCATCACTACATGTATCATCATAACGGCTCATTTACTATCGGAACTCCCCTTACTCTCGGGGTTATTCCCATTCGCAGCCCCGGAATTGCCACCACTgtttcctccgcctcctcctccgccgccgccgccgcctcccttGGGACCTCCTTTACCCTTGGACCCTCGTCCACCGCGTGGTCCGCGAGACGAGTTACCCCCTGAGCCGCTTTCATTGGTCTTATTTCCCCGGCTGTtgttaccaccaccaccaccaccaccgccgccgccgcctccgcctcccgAGGATGCTTGGGCTTCACCACGACCTTTGCCGCgacccttctctccccccgGGTTGGCCTTTCTCTCTAGAACGACAACTTGACTCTGCGCGACCGAGACAGGACTAGCAGCGATGGCTTTTTGAAGTCCGTCGGGTTCTGCAAAGTCAATGTAACCGAATCCCTTCTTTTTATCGATCTCCACTTTAAGAACCTTTCCGAATGGGGCGAATGCCGCTTCCAGGAGCGGCTCGGTAACGCCCTGAGATGGATTGGCGTGCTTGAGGAATGCTTGGGTAGCGGTCGCCGCCGGTCCTGCCGATGCTtgcttccccttcccagACTTTGCCGGTTTAGGTGTAGTACTGACCGGGGTGCTCGCTTCGGATGGCTCACTGGGTGGTTGTGTGTTGCTGCCCTTTGACTTGTCCCGAGTCGCTCCCTTAGATGGTCTCGACGGCGTCTCCTTCTTGTTTGTATCCGGGGTCGCAGTACCGCTCTGATCGGACT
It contains:
- a CDS encoding uncharacterized protein (COG:S;~EggNog:ENOG410Q00G;~InterPro:IPR038883;~antiSMASH:Cluster_1.7), with the translated sequence MAISVEDVTKVPFYNFHDPIPSPPPPSFTQYPEPAAVPPPPPPKPNLFLTLPPELRLLIYTHLLTNRHHNHHRRTLSVADNITNAPPSTQYPIHLHHHHHNNKTNNLHPSILLTCKQIHAEALPILYTHNTFSTTHPTQLHHHLTSIGPLNTSLLRSLHIFVPWSNSSSTIWSWIVLLHDLSEHATGLRYLEIGWDTNIPWLTHMEPGDEARGLGDNILFVHALARLRQLRRLKIYGFFGVEWPGYLRRELGGGGTVVEVECGLVRSVVLEGGGDEVGSGRGGPLEKEEENLKAFRLFQRGTVGVVP